The following are from one region of the Acidobacteriota bacterium genome:
- a CDS encoding CBS domain-containing protein, producing the protein MPKTPTIEKMMARDVAVVRCDEDVHELEKRMIRERVHGLPVVDEDGTVIGVVSQTDLIAWHYNCGVDGASFYDQRILMPTGTDGRNLRLTDIRSATVDEIMSPIVYCIRPDQTPAAAAALMINRQVHRLIVVDEEARVLGILSAADLLHAIPGIEGPLRELEVEHGTRPAEVT; encoded by the coding sequence ATGCCGAAGACTCCGACAATTGAGAAGATGATGGCGCGCGACGTCGCGGTGGTTCGTTGCGACGAAGATGTGCACGAACTCGAAAAGAGAATGATCCGAGAACGCGTCCACGGTCTGCCCGTCGTGGACGAGGATGGAACCGTCATCGGCGTCGTCAGCCAGACTGATTTGATCGCCTGGCACTACAACTGCGGTGTTGACGGAGCATCGTTCTACGATCAACGGATACTGATGCCGACGGGGACGGACGGCCGAAACCTCCGACTCACCGACATTCGGTCTGCGACCGTTGACGAGATCATGTCCCCGATCGTCTACTGCATCCGTCCCGATCAGACCCCGGCCGCGGCCGCGGCTCTCATGATCAACCGGCAGGTACATCGACTCATCGTCGTCGACGAGGAGGCTCGTGTGCTGGGGATTCTCTCGGCCGCAGACTTGTTGCATGCGATTCCCGGCATCGAGGGTCCTCTTCGCGAACTCGAGGTCGAGCATGGAACCCGTCCTGCAGAGGTGACATGA
- the ric gene encoding iron-sulfur cluster repair di-iron protein — translation MEFHKDTPVGRIASEHPGATRVFHRFGIDFCCGGGKSIEVACQAKGVDPTTVLEAVQAELLDGDADATDWLSASPADLIDHILNAYHKPLGTELPRLSEMVQKVAEVHHDKDARLAELRSVFSGLKSELESHMMKEEQILFPMIVQGQGESAGGPISVMEQEHDSAGAALRQIRELTDGFQPPEEACNTWRALFSGLEDLEREMHQHIHLENNILFPQALGK, via the coding sequence ATGGAATTCCACAAAGACACGCCGGTTGGCCGCATTGCATCTGAGCACCCGGGCGCCACGCGGGTATTTCACCGTTTCGGGATCGACTTCTGTTGTGGAGGCGGGAAGTCCATTGAGGTCGCCTGCCAGGCGAAGGGTGTCGACCCGACGACCGTGCTCGAGGCGGTTCAGGCCGAGCTCCTCGACGGCGATGCGGACGCCACCGACTGGCTCTCGGCCAGCCCCGCAGACCTGATCGATCACATCCTGAATGCCTATCACAAGCCACTGGGGACAGAACTGCCGCGGCTGAGCGAGATGGTTCAGAAAGTCGCGGAGGTTCATCACGACAAGGACGCGCGACTCGCGGAGCTCCGGTCCGTGTTCTCCGGGCTGAAATCCGAACTCGAATCCCACATGATGAAAGAAGAACAGATCCTGTTCCCCATGATCGTCCAGGGCCAGGGCGAATCCGCCGGGGGGCCGATCTCGGTCATGGAACAAGAGCATGACTCGGCAGGCGCGGCTCTACGACAGATTCGGGAGTTGACCGACGGCTTCCAGCCTCCCGAAGAAGCGTGCAACACGTGGCGCGCATTGTTCTCCGGATTGGAAGATCTGGAGCGGGAAATGCATCAGCATATCCACCTGGAGAACAACATCCTGTTTCCGCAAGCTCTCGGAAAATAG
- a CDS encoding GntR family transcriptional regulator, whose amino-acid sequence MDLYVTAGDELPLYRQIIRQITDAIAGSRLSPGDKLPSHRELATQLVIAPLTVKKAYDELEQEGFIETQRGRGTFVRRRLPRERVGESRARLRESAERLLTQAALSGVPYGELLDLLREIRKGTKS is encoded by the coding sequence ATGGATCTCTACGTCACAGCCGGAGACGAACTTCCGTTATATCGCCAAATCATCCGTCAGATCACGGACGCGATCGCGGGTTCCCGTCTCAGTCCGGGCGACAAGCTGCCGTCTCACCGGGAGCTTGCCACCCAACTCGTGATCGCACCGTTGACGGTCAAGAAGGCCTACGACGAATTGGAGCAGGAAGGGTTCATCGAAACCCAGCGGGGTCGTGGGACCTTCGTGCGTCGGCGGCTTCCCCGCGAGCGCGTTGGGGAATCTCGCGCACGGCTACGCGAATCGGCCGAGCGACTGCTGACCCAGGCCGCCCTCAGTGGTGTGCCGTACGGCGAATTGCTCGACCTCCTCAGAGAAATCCGGAAAGGAACAAAGTCATGA
- a CDS encoding ABC transporter ATP-binding protein, whose product MNALEFNGIRRAYTKGNNVLDGVSFSIEPGQVVGLLGKNGAGKTTLIRIAMGMIEPQEGTARVLGMDPRGDAVEVKRRVGYVAEDQILPPFLTIERVLDLHRQLYPNWDDEMAASLVERFELPATKKIKSLSKGQARRVALLCAVAHRPELLLLDEPASGLDPAARREFLETSIRLLNETGTSILFSSHYMADVERLADRIVMIHDGSVLIDSGLDEIHEGFSLAMLPRANGLDTDRIRALEPCVGVREHPGGFHAILRLAPFEAQAAVEQGLGVAEARCQSIALEDIFVELAGGAS is encoded by the coding sequence ATGAATGCGCTGGAATTCAACGGTATCCGTCGGGCCTATACCAAGGGCAACAACGTACTTGACGGCGTTAGCTTCTCTATCGAGCCGGGCCAGGTCGTCGGACTTCTCGGAAAGAACGGCGCAGGCAAGACGACGCTGATTCGAATCGCGATGGGAATGATCGAACCCCAGGAAGGAACGGCGCGGGTGCTGGGGATGGATCCGCGGGGCGACGCCGTCGAGGTCAAACGTCGCGTGGGTTACGTTGCCGAGGATCAGATCTTGCCACCGTTCCTGACGATCGAACGTGTGCTGGACCTGCATCGTCAACTCTACCCGAACTGGGACGACGAGATGGCGGCGTCCCTGGTAGAGCGCTTCGAGCTCCCGGCCACGAAGAAGATCAAGTCGTTGAGCAAGGGGCAGGCACGTCGTGTCGCATTACTGTGTGCCGTGGCACATCGTCCCGAGCTGCTCTTGCTCGACGAGCCGGCAAGCGGGCTCGACCCCGCCGCGCGTCGTGAGTTCCTGGAGACCTCGATAAGACTCCTCAACGAGACCGGCACATCGATCCTGTTCTCCTCGCATTACATGGCCGACGTCGAACGGCTCGCCGACCGAATCGTGATGATCCATGACGGAAGTGTGCTGATCGACAGTGGCCTGGACGAGATACACGAGGGATTCTCGCTGGCGATGTTGCCTCGAGCGAATGGCCTCGACACCGATCGAATTCGAGCTCTGGAGCCATGTGTCGGCGTCCGTGAACATCCCGGCGGTTTTCACGCCATCCTCCGCTTGGCACCCTTCGAGGCTCAGGCGGCGGTGGAGCAGGGGCTCGGCGTCGCGGAAGCCCGCTGTCAGTCGATTGCGCTGGAGGACATCTTCGTGGAATTGGCGGGAGGCGCGTCATGA
- the hemN gene encoding oxygen-independent coproporphyrinogen III oxidase, which yields MDTSPRWIDEFLRPVPRYTSYPTALNFGSAVTGEDYLARLDQVATRDDDSLAVYMHFPFCEKRCAYCACTVISTPRQDVGDQYLGYLKREIDLIPEPLRHRCQVSRVHLGGGTPTFHSPDPLAHLLDHFRSRFDLLPDAEMSVEVDPRVTSREHLSVLRAAGFNRLSIGVQDFDPDVQVAIGRIQSEQQTRDVLEASRSLGYYSVNFDLVYGLPTQTPDKFRRTLKSVANMRPDRIAIYGYAHLPSINAHQRKIDDGSLVTGEDRWFLAKTAREELTSAGYVAVGLDHFALPEDSLAIASGMGELTRDFMGYTTHRSKQMIGLGVSAIGEIGGMFAQNTKKLSTYREAIDAGRLPFERGYLLTKSDKIRQDLIHRLMCQFELSFESFDRRHNLRFEDYFATELADLSKPGGWIDEGMVELADRRLAVKKPGRIFVRNICSVFDEYHRDRVLEGRSMSSAV from the coding sequence ATGGACACGTCGCCACGCTGGATCGACGAATTCCTCAGACCGGTCCCGCGCTATACATCCTATCCGACGGCGTTGAACTTCGGCTCAGCGGTCACCGGCGAAGACTACCTCGCCCGGCTGGATCAGGTGGCCACCCGGGACGACGACTCGCTTGCCGTCTACATGCATTTCCCGTTCTGTGAGAAGCGATGCGCTTACTGCGCGTGCACCGTGATCTCGACCCCTCGACAAGATGTCGGCGATCAGTATCTCGGGTACCTCAAACGAGAGATCGATCTGATCCCCGAGCCTCTACGTCACCGGTGCCAGGTCTCCCGTGTGCATCTGGGCGGTGGCACCCCGACCTTCCATTCACCCGATCCTCTCGCACACCTTCTGGACCACTTCCGGTCTCGTTTCGATCTTCTCCCCGATGCGGAGATGAGTGTCGAGGTAGATCCACGGGTGACGTCGCGAGAACACCTGAGCGTCCTGAGGGCCGCAGGTTTCAATCGCCTCTCGATCGGAGTGCAGGACTTCGATCCTGATGTTCAGGTCGCCATCGGCCGGATCCAGAGCGAGCAACAGACCCGTGACGTTCTCGAAGCCAGCCGATCTCTCGGCTACTACTCGGTCAACTTCGATCTGGTCTATGGGCTTCCGACGCAGACTCCGGATAAGTTTCGCCGGACACTCAAGAGCGTCGCAAACATGAGACCCGACCGGATCGCGATTTATGGCTACGCCCACTTGCCCTCGATCAACGCGCACCAGCGCAAGATTGATGACGGGTCGCTGGTCACCGGTGAGGATCGCTGGTTCCTGGCGAAGACCGCACGGGAAGAACTGACGAGCGCGGGTTACGTAGCTGTGGGTCTCGATCATTTCGCCCTGCCCGAAGACTCTCTCGCGATAGCCTCCGGCATGGGTGAACTCACCCGGGATTTCATGGGCTACACGACGCATCGAAGCAAGCAGATGATCGGACTGGGCGTGTCGGCCATCGGCGAGATTGGCGGAATGTTCGCTCAGAACACCAAGAAGCTATCGACCTATCGCGAAGCCATCGATGCCGGTCGGCTCCCGTTCGAGCGAGGTTACCTGCTGACCAAATCCGACAAGATCCGGCAAGACCTGATCCACAGGCTGATGTGTCAGTTTGAGCTATCATTCGAGTCGTTCGACCGCAGGCACAATCTGCGCTTCGAAGACTACTTCGCGACGGAACTGGCCGATCTCAGCAAACCGGGTGGGTGGATCGATGAGGGCATGGTAGAGCTGGCGGACCGTCGTCTTGCGGTGAAGAAGCCCGGTCGAATTTTCGTTCGCAATATCTGCTCGGTCTTTGACGAGTATCATCGGGACCGCGTCCTGGAGGGTCGCTCGATGTCGAGCGCCGTTTGA
- a CDS encoding PP2C family protein-serine/threonine phosphatase, which yields MNSLSSPTSPRRPWVGPPAEPHQMQIAERVQAQLRPQASPRLKTLEFAGQCLPGRVVGGDFYDFLEPEPGRMALILGDVSGHGVPAALMMAALQASIRSHYTLSSSPLTPRIESVNRQFFDCTAAEHYAGLFIGEYEDETRRLRYANCGHVAPLLLRADGSVERLRATGTVLGMFENWRGSLREVTLGHDDTLVLVTDGIIEASDSYEGEFGELRLLSTIMRFRDLDPPGLIRAIARDVRLSCGRRPFDDATIVAARAVGPARTINGGV from the coding sequence ATGAACTCACTGAGCAGCCCGACAAGCCCCCGCAGACCCTGGGTCGGCCCCCCGGCCGAGCCCCATCAGATGCAGATCGCAGAGCGGGTCCAGGCCCAGCTCCGGCCACAGGCCTCCCCCCGGCTCAAAACCCTGGAGTTTGCCGGTCAATGTCTGCCGGGTCGGGTCGTGGGGGGAGACTTCTACGACTTCCTGGAGCCGGAGCCCGGGCGCATGGCCCTGATCCTGGGGGATGTCTCGGGTCACGGTGTTCCGGCGGCCCTGATGATGGCAGCGCTCCAGGCGAGCATCCGCAGCCACTACACGCTGTCGTCCTCCCCGCTGACGCCACGCATTGAGTCCGTCAACCGCCAGTTCTTCGATTGCACCGCAGCCGAGCACTATGCCGGCCTGTTCATCGGGGAGTACGAAGACGAGACGAGGCGCCTGCGCTACGCCAACTGTGGCCACGTCGCACCCCTCTTGCTGCGCGCCGATGGCAGCGTCGAGCGGCTGAGGGCCACGGGAACCGTTCTGGGGATGTTCGAGAACTGGAGAGGGTCCCTGCGGGAAGTCACGTTGGGCCACGACGACACGCTGGTCCTGGTGACCGACGGGATCATCGAGGCCAGCGATTCCTACGAGGGGGAGTTTGGCGAGCTTCGTCTGTTATCCACGATCATGCGGTTCCGAGATCTCGATCCTCCCGGACTGATCCGTGCGATCGCCAGAGACGTCCGATTGTCATGCGGCAGGCGGCCGTTCGATGATGCGACCATCGTCGCGGCGAGAGCGGTCGGGCCGGCGCGTACGATCAACGGCGGCGTGTGA
- a CDS encoding cytochrome c3 family protein, with protein MKDLPKHPLITKPLWTNWITLTGLLIGGIALLLIVTFGLFSVVSPAANPYVDIVGYLILPGILSLGIFLMLAGILIRSIRRRRLDPSRRLRILPRVDFSDPLQIRVAKFLAVGLFTLLPIAAVTGYHGYHFTDSTDFCATTCHTVMRPEAVAYERSSHARVSCAECHIGTGASWFVKAKISGLRQVIATARESYSRPIPPAISELRPARDTCEECHWPQKFHGSQLKEFPHYASDEQNTDRTVTLLLKTGGGNEFLGQASGIHRHMALSGQIEYIATDPILQEIPWIIWTDDTGLEHIYRDDGRPASDPPPEGERRSIDCMDCHNRPAHEFISPQESINVAIANGKIDQTLPFIKRETVEALLPPYLQTEEANARIGERLSRFYREEHPELWKSRRAAIYQAIDTTREIYAVNVFPYMNVDWTTYPDNIGHLVSAGCFRCHDNQHVNQSGGTLDSSCELCHTFLNATEDGQEESLRTGEFRHEMSLDGVHTAVRCDQCHSGGASPQSDSCEGCHGLQQGLISATLPALESFAIEPDFMADIVACDDCHSTTEAHSRDVALASCSDCHDDDGTYEAMAVDNVETLADLRRQVLEQIDQSTDANWAERSRKLLTLLDEAGAHHNAEGSRQILEGLLEGQQPEQDS; from the coding sequence ATGAAGGATCTACCGAAGCATCCGCTGATAACCAAGCCGCTGTGGACCAACTGGATCACGTTGACCGGCCTGCTGATCGGTGGCATTGCGCTCCTGCTCATCGTCACGTTCGGTCTGTTCAGTGTCGTCTCGCCGGCGGCCAATCCCTACGTGGATATCGTCGGTTACCTTATCCTGCCCGGCATCCTATCGTTGGGCATCTTTCTGATGCTGGCCGGGATCCTGATTCGTAGTATTCGCCGTCGTCGTCTGGACCCAAGCCGCCGGTTACGCATTCTGCCTCGCGTCGACTTCAGCGACCCGTTGCAGATCCGCGTGGCCAAGTTTCTGGCGGTGGGACTGTTCACGCTGCTTCCGATCGCTGCCGTGACCGGTTACCACGGCTACCACTTCACCGACTCGACGGACTTCTGTGCCACGACGTGCCACACCGTCATGCGACCCGAGGCGGTCGCCTACGAGCGATCGTCCCATGCGCGCGTCTCGTGTGCCGAGTGCCATATCGGTACCGGCGCCAGTTGGTTCGTCAAGGCCAAGATTTCGGGTCTACGTCAGGTCATCGCGACGGCGCGAGAGAGCTACAGCCGCCCGATCCCACCTGCGATCAGCGAGCTTCGACCGGCCCGCGATACCTGCGAGGAATGCCACTGGCCGCAGAAGTTCCACGGTTCGCAGCTCAAGGAGTTTCCACACTACGCCTCGGACGAGCAGAACACCGATCGAACGGTCACGTTGCTCCTGAAGACCGGCGGTGGCAACGAGTTCCTCGGGCAGGCTTCGGGAATCCATCGCCACATGGCCCTCTCCGGCCAGATCGAGTACATCGCGACCGACCCCATCCTGCAAGAGATTCCCTGGATCATCTGGACCGACGACACCGGGTTGGAGCATATCTACCGCGACGACGGCAGACCGGCCTCGGATCCACCGCCCGAGGGCGAGCGTCGGTCGATCGACTGTATGGACTGTCACAACCGACCGGCCCACGAGTTCATTTCCCCACAGGAGTCGATCAACGTCGCGATCGCCAACGGGAAGATCGATCAGACTCTCCCGTTCATCAAGCGCGAAACCGTCGAGGCACTACTGCCGCCCTACCTGCAGACCGAAGAGGCCAACGCCCGTATCGGCGAGCGACTCTCTCGCTTCTATCGTGAAGAGCACCCCGAACTGTGGAAAAGCAGACGGGCTGCGATCTATCAGGCGATTGACACGACGCGGGAGATCTATGCCGTCAACGTCTTCCCGTACATGAATGTCGACTGGACAACCTACCCCGACAACATCGGTCACCTTGTCTCTGCAGGCTGTTTCCGCTGCCACGACAACCAGCATGTGAACCAGAGCGGCGGGACACTCGACTCTTCGTGTGAACTCTGTCACACGTTCCTCAACGCCACGGAGGACGGCCAGGAAGAGTCCCTCCGGACCGGTGAGTTCCGGCACGAGATGTCTCTGGACGGAGTTCATACCGCCGTCCGCTGCGACCAGTGCCATTCCGGTGGCGCGAGTCCGCAGAGCGACAGTTGTGAAGGATGTCATGGGCTGCAGCAGGGCCTGATCTCGGCCACACTCCCGGCGCTCGAGTCGTTTGCCATCGAGCCCGATTTCATGGCCGACATCGTTGCGTGTGACGACTGCCACTCCACGACCGAGGCGCATTCCCGCGACGTGGCGCTTGCATCATGTTCCGACTGTCACGACGACGACGGCACCTACGAGGCGATGGCCGTGGACAACGTCGAGACCCTCGCGGATCTACGTCGTCAGGTCCTGGAACAGATCGACCAATCCACCGACGCCAACTGGGCCGAGCGGTCACGAAAACTGTTGACGCTGCTGGACGAAGCGGGAGCCCACCACAACGCGGAGGGCTCGCGGCAGATCCTGGAAGGCCTCCTAGAGGGCCAGCAGCCCGAGCAGGATTCCTAG